TTTTACTGTCCGGTAATAGGCATTTGTCGGATGAGGTAGGCAAAGACCTCGGATCACTTCACCTAACTTGATCCCTTGCCACAAAAAGAATGTTAAATGGTTTGGCCGAAGGCGTGTCTAGGCAAATCGAAGGGACAACATGAGACAAGGAATTTGGATCCCTGCTCGCATCGAGAGTAGGAAGGACCTTTCCATATCTGAGAAGGTAATTCTTTCAGAAATTGAAAGTTTTACATCGAATGGAAAGTGTTTTGCATCAAACGAACATTTTGCGAACTTACTTGGGATACGACCTGATACCGTTTCGCGCATGATTTCCAGGCTGAAAAAACGGGGGTTTGTCATCCAAACTGGATTTGACGGCCGTAGACGTTATCTTTGTCTAGGGACTGCCTTGGATGAGCGTACGAACCTTACGGAGTTGCCCTCTCGGGAACCACATCGCAGCGTTGAGACTTTCTCCCAACCAGCCTTGGACAATCCAACACCTCCTATACAGAAGGATTCATTGATTGGTATAAAGGAACAGTACAAGGGAATGTTAAACAAATTTCCCGAAGCAACAAGAAAGGCCGTTGAACGAATCTTATTTGAAGGAGAGAAACCTTCTTCCAAACATTTGGCAAGGATTGTGAATTCCTTAACTAGTGTTGTTGGAGATGGATGACCAAAGCATGCTATCTCATAGTTTTCAAATTTACTCAGTCTCAATAAATTCCTAAAAATGACCAGTAAAATGGTCGTAATAGGATTTAGTGACTGATAAAATGGTCAATACATTGGTATTATAGAGTTTATGAAAATTACGAGAACCTATTCTAAGATGGCAAAGGAAGCATCT
The DNA window shown above is from Leptospira paudalimensis and carries:
- a CDS encoding helix-turn-helix domain-containing protein; amino-acid sequence: MRQGIWIPARIESRKDLSISEKVILSEIESFTSNGKCFASNEHFANLLGIRPDTVSRMISRLKKRGFVIQTGFDGRRRYLCLGTALDERTNLTELPSREPHRSVETFSQPALDNPTPPIQKDSLIGIKEQYKGMLNKFPEATRKAVERILFEGEKPSSKHLARIVNSLTSVVGDG